A genomic stretch from Kribbella amoyensis includes:
- a CDS encoding SDR family NAD(P)-dependent oxidoreductase, translating to MARTIVVTGAATGIGRAVAERFRADGDEVVITGRRQDVLEKAAAQLGARAIVCDAVDPDQLATLADALPDRVDVLVNNAGGNTDFTQPEDDGDLAQLKGNWLANLEANLISAVLTTTALMPKLADGGAVVHLGSIAGSRGAGSYGASKAGLALWNTEIAAELGPRGITSNVVAPGFTADTEFFRGRLSEDRRQSLLHATLTKREGQVDDIAATIHFLASPGARHLTAQVLHVNGGALSTR from the coding sequence GTGGCCAGGACGATCGTGGTGACCGGGGCAGCGACGGGGATCGGCCGGGCGGTGGCCGAGCGGTTCCGCGCGGACGGGGACGAGGTGGTGATCACCGGACGACGGCAGGACGTCCTGGAGAAAGCGGCCGCCCAGCTCGGCGCGCGGGCGATCGTCTGCGACGCCGTCGACCCGGATCAGCTAGCCACCTTGGCCGACGCGCTGCCGGACCGCGTCGACGTACTGGTCAACAACGCCGGTGGGAACACGGACTTCACCCAGCCCGAGGACGACGGCGACCTGGCCCAGCTGAAGGGCAACTGGCTGGCCAATCTCGAGGCGAACCTGATCTCGGCCGTACTCACCACCACCGCCCTCATGCCGAAGCTGGCCGACGGCGGCGCGGTCGTCCACCTCGGCTCGATCGCGGGCAGCCGCGGCGCCGGTTCGTACGGGGCGTCGAAGGCCGGCCTCGCACTGTGGAACACCGAGATCGCGGCCGAGCTCGGTCCGCGGGGTATCACCTCGAACGTGGTGGCGCCCGGGTTCACCGCCGACACGGAGTTCTTCCGCGGCCGGCTCAGCGAGGACCGGCGGCAGTCGCTGCTGCACGCCACCCTGACCAAGCGGGAGGGCCAGGTCGACGACATCGCGGCGACGATCCACTTCCTCGCCTCACCCGGAGCCCGGCACCTCACCGCGCAGGTCCTGCACGTCAACGGCGGCGCCCTCAGTACCCGCTGA
- a CDS encoding YciI family protein, producing the protein MLLIYGNAETWDAMEKIGEEAVMAAHRVIWDETRARGEYIASEGLTTKGARIVQVVDGEATVTDGPFSEAKEVLAGYYLLECDLERATELAARLPEAPYSPIEVRAVTDPLEE; encoded by the coding sequence ATGTTGCTGATCTATGGGAACGCCGAGACCTGGGACGCGATGGAGAAGATCGGCGAGGAGGCCGTGATGGCCGCTCATCGGGTGATCTGGGACGAGACCCGGGCGCGCGGTGAGTACATCGCGTCGGAAGGGCTGACGACCAAGGGGGCCCGGATCGTGCAGGTGGTCGACGGCGAGGCCACGGTGACGGACGGGCCGTTCAGCGAGGCCAAGGAGGTGCTGGCCGGGTACTACCTGCTCGAGTGTGACCTGGAGCGGGCGACCGAGCTGGCTGCTCGGCTGCCGGAGGCGCCGTATTCGCCGATCGAGGTGCGGGCCGTCACCGACCCCCTCGAGGAGTGA
- a CDS encoding LacI family DNA-binding transcriptional regulator — translation MRATVKDVAKLAGVSPKTVSNVINGVVFVRPETRARVEQALTELDYVPNMSARGLRNGRSGMIGLALPDLLRPYSAEITHLVVELAHERGWGVQIEQTASEPEREYELLSKARTNLVDGLILNPVNLDDSAVMSAGPLPAVVLIGDVDQDVVSQVLIDNVEAAKDMTRHLVEQGYRRIAAVGTPEIPSGSSGNGRIGGRTEAVGSAASRLRAAGYHEVLAEHGLPALDIALDRWSPQGAATVLSRFLRENEPPDALFCFTDSLAMGAVSVLWSAGLSIPGDCAVAGFDNIGESQFTVPPLTTVDFDRRAFVQAALDLLGERMADRTATPRRIVIPHRIVRRASTGY, via the coding sequence ATGCGTGCCACCGTCAAGGACGTCGCCAAACTGGCCGGAGTGTCCCCGAAGACGGTGTCGAACGTCATCAACGGCGTCGTCTTCGTCCGGCCGGAGACCCGGGCCCGGGTCGAGCAGGCGCTGACCGAGCTCGACTACGTCCCGAACATGAGCGCCCGCGGCCTCCGCAACGGCCGCTCCGGGATGATCGGCCTGGCCCTGCCCGACCTGCTCCGCCCGTACTCCGCGGAGATCACCCACCTGGTCGTCGAACTCGCGCACGAACGCGGCTGGGGCGTCCAGATCGAGCAGACCGCCTCCGAGCCGGAACGCGAGTACGAACTGTTGTCGAAGGCCCGCACCAACCTGGTCGACGGCCTGATCCTCAACCCGGTCAACCTCGACGACAGCGCGGTGATGTCGGCGGGACCGTTGCCGGCCGTGGTGCTGATCGGCGACGTGGACCAGGACGTGGTCAGCCAGGTGCTGATCGACAACGTCGAAGCGGCCAAGGACATGACCCGCCACCTGGTGGAGCAGGGGTACCGCCGGATCGCCGCCGTCGGCACCCCCGAGATCCCGAGCGGCTCCAGCGGGAACGGCCGGATCGGCGGCCGGACCGAGGCGGTCGGCTCGGCGGCGTCCAGGCTGCGCGCCGCCGGGTACCACGAGGTCCTCGCAGAGCACGGGCTGCCCGCGCTCGACATCGCGCTGGACCGGTGGAGTCCGCAGGGCGCTGCGACCGTCCTGTCGCGGTTCCTGCGGGAGAACGAGCCACCGGACGCGCTCTTCTGCTTCACCGACTCGCTCGCGATGGGAGCCGTCTCGGTGCTCTGGTCGGCCGGACTGTCCATCCCGGGCGACTGCGCGGTGGCCGGCTTCGACAACATCGGCGAGAGCCAGTTCACCGTGCCGCCGCTGACCACGGTCGACTTCGACCGGCGCGCGTTCGTCCAGGCGGCCCTGGACCTGCTCGGCGAACGGATGGCCGACCGGACCGCGACGCCACGGCGGATCGTCATCCCGCACCGCATCGTCCGCCGCGCCAGCACGGGGTACTAG
- a CDS encoding MarR family winged helix-turn-helix transcriptional regulator, with protein MDDKPGDAYPLDAPSAYPATEIARAWQRERPGVPTESIGIVTPLWRLAKLFADDRRRLLQELGVDPATLDLLSVLRRSGPPYELSTRELTRRTLVTAGAISQRVGRAEDAGLVGRRSEKGSRTVVVSLTEHGHALVERTVDQVLSREAELVAGLGPEDRELLGDRLQFLLDDVGRRLAR; from the coding sequence GTGGACGACAAGCCCGGCGACGCGTACCCCCTGGACGCGCCCAGCGCCTACCCCGCGACCGAGATCGCCCGCGCCTGGCAACGGGAGCGGCCCGGTGTCCCGACCGAGTCGATCGGCATCGTCACTCCCCTGTGGCGGCTGGCCAAGCTCTTCGCCGACGACCGGCGCCGCCTGCTCCAGGAGCTCGGCGTGGACCCGGCCACGCTGGACCTGCTCAGCGTGCTCCGGCGCAGCGGCCCGCCGTACGAGCTGAGCACCCGCGAGCTGACCCGGCGCACCCTGGTGACGGCCGGGGCGATCTCGCAGCGGGTCGGCCGGGCCGAGGACGCGGGCCTGGTCGGGCGCAGGTCCGAGAAGGGCAGCCGGACGGTCGTGGTGTCGCTCACCGAGCACGGCCACGCGCTGGTCGAGCGGACCGTCGACCAGGTACTGAGCCGAGAGGCCGAGCTGGTCGCCGGGCTCGGTCCCGAGGACCGCGAACTCCTCGGCGACCGCCTGCAGTTCCTCCTCGACGACGTCGGCCGGCGGCTCGCCAGGTGA
- a CDS encoding sugar phosphate isomerase/epimerase family protein, with the protein MNYLWSVFTKPFAELPGDELGRLVAGLGFTGAEVPVRDTAFVTPSTAVKVLPEFAEQLRAEGVEPISIASDLAESTFEAAAAARVPMIRVMADLGPDGYAASVARVRGSLEAVVGYAAQYGVQVGVQPHHGKYVSSTLGVLQLLDSLPPEHFQLVWDAAHDALAGDAPHVTLDLAKDRLGIVNLKNVKYTATEPTDDVGGAWKPWFVPGPEGLSNWSAIFRQLENQNWTGPICLSGQYSDPSVPIHDRLRTDLEAARRAAGEI; encoded by the coding sequence CTGGTCGCGGGCCTCGGCTTCACCGGCGCCGAGGTCCCGGTCCGCGACACCGCGTTCGTCACACCGTCGACCGCGGTCAAGGTGCTGCCCGAGTTCGCCGAACAACTGCGTGCCGAGGGGGTCGAGCCGATCAGCATCGCGAGCGACCTGGCCGAGAGCACGTTCGAGGCGGCCGCGGCGGCGCGAGTACCGATGATCCGCGTCATGGCCGACCTGGGGCCCGACGGGTATGCCGCGTCGGTGGCGCGCGTGCGCGGGTCGCTGGAGGCCGTTGTGGGGTACGCGGCCCAGTACGGCGTGCAGGTTGGTGTGCAGCCCCACCACGGGAAGTACGTCTCGTCGACGCTCGGGGTGCTGCAGTTGCTGGACAGTTTGCCGCCCGAGCATTTCCAGCTGGTCTGGGACGCGGCCCACGACGCCCTCGCCGGAGACGCGCCGCACGTCACCCTCGACCTGGCGAAGGACCGACTGGGCATCGTCAACCTGAAGAACGTGAAGTACACGGCAACCGAGCCGACCGACGACGTAGGTGGCGCCTGGAAGCCCTGGTTCGTCCCCGGCCCCGAAGGCCTCTCCAACTGGTCCGCGATCTTCCGCCAACTCGAGAACCAGAACTGGACCGGTCCGATCTGCCTGTCCGGCCAGTACTCAGACCCGTCCGTCCCCATCCACGACCGCCTCCGCACCGACCTCGAAGCAGCCCGCCGAGCAGCCGGCGAGATCTAG